A single genomic interval of Hyphomicrobium methylovorum harbors:
- a CDS encoding ImuA family protein produces MHPDTIPALRELLERERPSGNPVDRIPFGISRIDEVTGGGLARQGVHEVYPSAAVHFGAATGFAALLALKAAGAKPILWARQQFLDRETGSPSASGFAELGLDPARLVFVRAPNGEGVLRAGEQALRCAALGAVIIELWGEPKTLDFTASRRLSLASVKSNVPIFMLRAAASPGQSAAITRWSVESLPSRPLEANAPGLPAFKLNLLRHRGGTTGHEWRVEWNRDRKCFQDPQESVAPVSSSVVSLPLSRPAAATQEWRRAG; encoded by the coding sequence ATGCATCCAGATACCATTCCAGCTCTGCGGGAGCTCCTGGAACGCGAGCGCCCCTCGGGAAATCCAGTAGATCGCATCCCCTTCGGTATCAGCCGGATCGACGAGGTGACAGGCGGCGGACTTGCCCGGCAAGGCGTCCACGAAGTCTATCCCAGCGCTGCCGTCCACTTCGGTGCCGCGACGGGTTTTGCCGCTCTCCTCGCTTTGAAGGCAGCCGGTGCGAAGCCGATCCTATGGGCCCGCCAACAGTTTCTTGACCGCGAAACGGGCAGCCCCAGCGCCTCGGGATTTGCCGAACTCGGCCTCGACCCTGCCCGCCTCGTTTTCGTTCGCGCACCCAACGGTGAAGGCGTTCTGCGGGCGGGTGAGCAAGCCCTGCGCTGCGCCGCGCTCGGCGCTGTCATCATCGAGCTTTGGGGAGAACCTAAAACACTCGACTTCACTGCGAGCCGACGCTTGTCACTGGCATCCGTGAAATCCAACGTCCCGATCTTCATGCTGCGCGCCGCGGCATCCCCCGGCCAAAGCGCCGCCATAACACGCTGGAGTGTTGAATCCCTACCCTCTCGTCCACTCGAAGCGAACGCGCCGGGGCTTCCTGCTTTCAAGTTGAATTTGCTCCGTCACCGCGGCGGCACGACGGGGCATGAGTGGCGTGTGGAGTGGAACCGTGACCGAAAATGTTTCCAAGACCCGCAAGAAAGCGTCGCGCCGGTATCTAGCTCTGTGGTTTCCCTTCCTCTCAGCCGACCGGCTGCAGCGACGCAGGAATGGCGCCGGGCCGGATGA
- a CDS encoding ABC transporter ATP-binding protein, which translates to MADLDNTKGSSELIKRLVKEQGREYAPRYAVALVFMFIMAGATSLTAYVMKYVIDTIFVHQNRAALTGITLTIVVLFMVKGIASYLSEVSLGTIGNRLVAQTQQRMFDHLLKVDMAFFEKFSSSDLVTRISNNAASVRDVLNMILMSFGRDFCTVLGLFITMLVLDPIMTAIALIGGPIAALTSRKMVQRVQKAARSELMSASGINKAMRELSQGAKVVKSFQLEDAIRARASDAIGAVERRANKVLRIEASVNPLMETVGGFAVAGVVMYAGWRNLYYGDTPGQFFAFITALLLCADPARRLSRVRLKLASASVGLKMMYEILDLPAVEDEPPGKPDLKVRGGEVVFRDVDFAYDVEKPIIRRLSLQAPAGKMTALVGLSGGGKSTIFALLQRLRRPSHGTIEIDGQQIDAVSLDSLRRNISVVGQDVFLFEGSILDNIRSGLPDATDEMCFSAARAANAHEFIEGLPRGYDTQVGELGAQVSGGQRQRVSLARAFLKDAPIILLDEPTSALDSETEEVIQRELRELTRGRTTLVIAHRLSTILHADLIHVIDAGRVIESGTHDQLLALNGAYSRLFRMQFAHAYAPERKMGVQ; encoded by the coding sequence GTGGCCGATCTCGATAATACCAAGGGCAGCTCCGAGCTGATCAAGCGGCTCGTCAAGGAGCAGGGGCGGGAGTATGCGCCGCGCTATGCCGTGGCGCTCGTTTTCATGTTCATCATGGCGGGCGCAACTTCGCTGACCGCCTACGTGATGAAGTACGTGATCGATACGATCTTCGTGCATCAGAACCGCGCGGCGTTGACGGGCATCACGCTTACAATCGTCGTGCTTTTTATGGTGAAGGGTATCGCCTCCTATTTGTCCGAGGTGTCGCTTGGGACGATAGGCAATCGGCTCGTTGCGCAGACGCAGCAGCGGATGTTCGACCACTTGCTTAAAGTGGATATGGCCTTTTTCGAGAAGTTCTCGTCCAGCGATCTTGTGACTCGCATTTCGAACAATGCGGCTTCGGTTCGCGACGTGCTGAATATGATCCTGATGAGTTTCGGGAGGGATTTCTGCACGGTGCTCGGATTGTTCATCACCATGCTGGTGCTGGATCCGATCATGACGGCAATTGCGCTCATTGGCGGGCCGATCGCTGCGTTGACCTCGCGCAAGATGGTGCAGCGCGTGCAGAAGGCCGCGCGAAGCGAGCTCATGTCTGCCAGCGGCATCAATAAAGCAATGCGGGAACTCTCGCAGGGCGCAAAGGTCGTCAAATCGTTTCAGCTTGAGGACGCGATCCGCGCGCGCGCATCGGATGCGATCGGTGCGGTGGAGCGGCGAGCCAACAAGGTTCTCCGCATCGAGGCGAGTGTGAACCCGCTGATGGAAACGGTGGGCGGGTTTGCCGTTGCCGGTGTCGTCATGTACGCGGGTTGGCGCAATCTTTATTATGGCGATACTCCCGGGCAGTTCTTTGCCTTCATCACGGCATTGCTGCTCTGTGCCGATCCGGCGCGCCGCCTCTCTCGGGTTCGCCTGAAGCTCGCGTCGGCGTCCGTCGGGCTAAAGATGATGTACGAAATTCTCGATCTTCCCGCCGTTGAGGACGAGCCTCCTGGCAAGCCGGATCTCAAGGTGCGCGGCGGCGAAGTCGTATTCCGCGATGTTGATTTTGCCTATGACGTTGAGAAGCCGATTATCCGACGGCTTTCATTGCAGGCGCCTGCGGGAAAGATGACGGCACTGGTCGGCCTTTCGGGCGGTGGCAAGTCAACAATATTTGCGCTGTTGCAACGTCTGCGTCGGCCGTCGCATGGCACGATTGAGATCGATGGACAGCAGATCGACGCGGTCTCGTTGGATTCTTTGCGGCGAAATATTTCGGTTGTCGGTCAGGACGTATTTCTTTTCGAAGGAAGTATTCTGGACAACATTCGCTCCGGATTGCCTGACGCGACCGATGAGATGTGTTTCAGCGCGGCGCGGGCTGCAAATGCCCATGAGTTCATCGAAGGGCTGCCGCGCGGGTACGATACTCAAGTCGGTGAACTCGGCGCGCAGGTTTCTGGTGGCCAACGGCAGCGCGTTTCGCTTGCGCGCGCTTTTCTGAAGGACGCACCGATCATTCTGCTCGACGAACCGACATCGGCGCTCGATAGCGAAACCGAGGAAGTCATTCAACGGGAGCTTCGAGAACTCACGCGTGGGCGGACGACGCTGGTCATTGCGCATCGGCTTTCGACAATTCTGCACGCGGATCTGATCCACGTTATCGATGCGGGCCGCGTTATCGAAAGTGGAACCCACGATCAGCTTCTCGCTCTCAACGGCGCCTATAGCCGCTTGTTCCGAATGCAGTTCGCACACGCGTATGCGCCGGAGCGAAAGATGGGGGTTCAGTAG
- a CDS encoding glycosyltransferase family 2 protein gives MLKLPVSCFIIAKNEADRIGRTIRSVREWADEVIVVDSFSTDDTVQLAEAEGARVVQRAWLGFGQQKRFAEELCRNEWLFNIDADEVVTEKLAREIADVFANGEPEFSGYGMSVALVYPGHTKPRLWARDHFCIRLYDRRVMRFRDSSLHDSVVTDGHKMGKMSSALHHHSIRSFEDMRRKLDERMWLTVANGEPQPRFKVFLRLITEMPMHFLKYYVVRGHFTGGWAGLKYASLQAWYRFMRIYRLWRLGSPKDEAVVLLLIFACNILSYLSTLDILYV, from the coding sequence ATGCTAAAACTACCAGTTTCGTGTTTTATAATTGCCAAGAATGAAGCTGATAGAATTGGGCGTACGATCCGGTCCGTGCGGGAATGGGCGGACGAGGTTATCGTCGTCGATAGCTTCAGTACTGACGATACGGTTCAGCTCGCGGAAGCCGAGGGCGCGAGGGTCGTGCAGAGGGCTTGGCTTGGTTTCGGGCAGCAGAAGCGATTTGCCGAAGAGCTTTGCCGGAATGAGTGGCTATTCAACATTGATGCCGACGAAGTCGTAACGGAAAAGCTTGCTCGCGAGATTGCGGACGTTTTTGCGAACGGCGAGCCAGAATTTTCGGGCTACGGGATGTCGGTCGCGCTTGTTTATCCTGGGCATACAAAGCCCAGGCTGTGGGCGCGTGATCACTTTTGCATTCGGCTCTATGATCGCCGTGTTATGCGGTTTCGAGATTCATCGCTGCACGACTCCGTCGTTACGGACGGGCACAAGATGGGGAAGATGTCTTCGGCGCTTCATCACCACTCGATTCGGTCGTTCGAAGACATGCGGCGCAAGCTTGATGAGCGTATGTGGCTGACTGTGGCCAATGGAGAGCCGCAGCCGCGGTTCAAAGTGTTTCTGCGTCTGATTACTGAAATGCCGATGCACTTTCTGAAGTATTATGTTGTGCGCGGGCACTTTACGGGCGGCTGGGCAGGTTTGAAATACGCTAGTCTTCAGGCATGGTATCGCTTCATGAGAATATATCGCTTGTGGCGACTGGGCAGCCCAAAGGACGAAGCGGTTGTGTTGCTGCTTATCTTCGCTTGCAATATTCTAAGCTACCTCTCCACGTTAGACATACTCTATGTTTGA
- a CDS encoding glycosyltransferase family 2 protein → MTATDHIAVVVSTFNRYDCLDDALQALLRQDYANYEIIVVDNSPDQNAARNYGERYAGSDRITYRLEPVAGLSRARNIGVSNSSGSIIAFIDDDAIAEPNWVSEIAAAFTSFPNAGVAGGRIFPRWSSEPPVWLTPKLYDYLSLVDLGDEMREVAPGEYLAGCNIAFLRSALSAVGGFAENLGRKGGSTTLLSSEETELTERIRRAGQSVIYNPRAAVHHIIDPARLSEEWFCKRVAWQAVSDFMADSEAMQRYAPKAAKRAMRGLKQATLPGDGTVDERLQLVYNLIIASLGGEMTFSKAKMRSHSRLARLQTAIKKLPGKLVRTR, encoded by the coding sequence ATGACGGCGACCGATCACATTGCCGTCGTCGTATCGACGTTCAATCGCTACGACTGTCTGGACGATGCTCTCCAGGCACTCCTCCGCCAAGACTACGCCAATTACGAAATCATTGTCGTCGATAACTCGCCCGATCAAAACGCGGCGCGCAACTATGGAGAGCGATACGCAGGTTCTGATCGCATCACGTATCGGCTTGAACCCGTTGCTGGGCTATCACGCGCCCGCAATATCGGCGTTTCCAATTCATCGGGTAGCATCATCGCCTTCATCGATGACGATGCCATCGCCGAACCCAATTGGGTTTCCGAAATCGCGGCAGCCTTCACATCGTTTCCAAATGCCGGAGTTGCGGGGGGCCGGATATTTCCCCGTTGGAGCAGTGAACCGCCAGTTTGGCTGACGCCAAAACTGTACGACTACCTTTCGCTTGTCGATCTTGGCGATGAAATGCGCGAAGTCGCTCCGGGCGAATACCTTGCGGGATGCAACATAGCCTTCCTGCGAAGCGCGCTGAGCGCCGTCGGCGGCTTCGCTGAGAACCTTGGCCGCAAAGGTGGAAGCACGACGCTTCTTTCAAGCGAAGAAACAGAACTCACCGAGCGTATCCGCCGCGCCGGACAGAGCGTGATCTACAATCCCCGCGCCGCCGTTCATCACATCATCGACCCAGCGCGTCTCTCTGAAGAATGGTTTTGCAAACGCGTCGCATGGCAGGCGGTCTCTGACTTCATGGCGGATTCAGAGGCCATGCAGCGCTATGCCCCCAAGGCGGCGAAGCGGGCCATGCGCGGTCTCAAGCAGGCGACCTTACCTGGAGATGGAACTGTCGATGAGCGTCTCCAGCTCGTTTACAATCTCATCATCGCAAGTCTCGGCGGCGAGATGACCTTCTCTAAGGCGAAGATGCGATCCCACTCCCGCTTGGCGCGCCTGCAAACAGCCATCAAAAAGCTACCCGGAAAACTTGTCCGGACACGCTGA
- a CDS encoding glycosyltransferase family 2 protein translates to MPTSISTTADLAICICTYKRPRLLATCLASLETQKLPKDLSVVIIVIDNDRDRTAAQVVAEVAHRAPMPVEYVVEERRGIAAARNRAIAAARARGAKWLAFIDDDETADPNWVAGLMHSDYADVPVLMGWQILQPPETVPFWYVADADSKKPNEGQACTAAYTNNVRFSMALPAAGLKFDENLGLGGGEDSQFFFNAHKQGFAIRHTARAITYETIHPERLTYARQLHRSYWIASANFRKDVTKFGWPYATLRRLHTIPLHLLVGTLLVVVSPAGIIFGLKSFKQLALLGGDKLGRGLGRLVAMFGHVPQPYAVIDGG, encoded by the coding sequence ATGCCGACGTCCATCTCCACAACAGCCGATCTCGCGATCTGCATTTGCACCTATAAGCGACCGCGGCTGCTCGCGACGTGTCTTGCTTCGCTTGAGACCCAGAAGCTTCCCAAAGATCTGTCGGTTGTCATTATCGTTATCGATAACGATCGCGATCGGACGGCGGCGCAGGTTGTTGCCGAAGTTGCACATCGCGCGCCGATGCCTGTTGAATACGTCGTTGAGGAGCGGCGAGGCATAGCGGCGGCGCGCAATCGGGCGATTGCGGCTGCGCGCGCTCGAGGAGCGAAATGGCTTGCGTTCATCGATGACGATGAAACGGCCGATCCCAATTGGGTCGCGGGGCTCATGCATTCCGACTACGCCGATGTTCCGGTTCTGATGGGATGGCAGATATTGCAGCCGCCGGAGACGGTTCCGTTTTGGTATGTGGCTGATGCAGACTCGAAGAAGCCGAACGAGGGGCAGGCTTGCACGGCCGCCTACACGAACAACGTGCGGTTCAGCATGGCGCTACCGGCCGCTGGATTGAAGTTCGACGAGAATTTGGGGCTTGGCGGGGGCGAGGACTCCCAGTTCTTTTTTAACGCCCACAAACAGGGTTTCGCCATTCGACACACGGCGCGTGCGATCACCTATGAGACCATCCATCCGGAGCGGTTGACCTATGCGCGTCAGCTGCATCGATCTTACTGGATTGCGTCGGCCAATTTCCGAAAAGATGTTACGAAGTTCGGCTGGCCTTATGCCACGCTTCGGCGGCTGCATACGATCCCGCTGCATCTGCTGGTCGGTACGCTTCTTGTCGTTGTGAGCCCCGCCGGGATCATATTCGGCTTGAAGTCGTTCAAGCAGTTGGCCTTGCTTGGCGGGGATAAGCTTGGCAGGGGATTGGGCCGGTTGGTCGCCATGTTCGGGCATGTGCCGCAGCCGTACGCGGTGATCGACGGCGGATGA
- a CDS encoding DNA polymerase Y family protein gives MTENVSKTRKKASRRYLALWFPFLSADRLQRRRNGAGPDEAQRPLVIVEKEKGALRIFAVDRHAARLGLAPGLALADARARIPQLTVADRDAKADAWLIERLELLCERYTPTVAFDHPNGLILDVTGCAHLWNGEAGLRTEIIDWLARQGFEARATIAGTPDASRALARFSRTAIVREGEDERAVSKLPVTALAGLERETIVALTRAGLKTIGDVAARPPQVLAARFGQSFITQLHRTLSQEIAPLAPLRPEPVISVERRFAEPLSQTEALEAVLADLIAEAARALEARDEGGRTFEASFFRSDGHVRRLTVETGRPSREAATILKLYRERLDTLAEPIEAGFGFDVIRLTIAITENLIAAQSPLMNVMEDARMREMEAVGALIDRLIVRFGRDRVLRFETENTHNPSRADRLVPADTMFAKVKAQTSWTSPEAGEPPLRPHHLFDPPQPIEALAEVPDGPPRRFRWRRMLHDVVRAEGPERIAPEWWRKAHGEPDRDYYRVEDAMGCRFWIFRQGLYGEGQAHPPWFIHGLFA, from the coding sequence GTGACCGAAAATGTTTCCAAGACCCGCAAGAAAGCGTCGCGCCGGTATCTAGCTCTGTGGTTTCCCTTCCTCTCAGCCGACCGGCTGCAGCGACGCAGGAATGGCGCCGGGCCGGATGAAGCACAGCGCCCTCTCGTCATCGTCGAGAAAGAGAAGGGCGCGTTGCGGATCTTCGCTGTCGATCGGCACGCAGCGCGGCTGGGCCTGGCACCGGGCCTTGCATTGGCCGACGCGCGTGCCCGTATTCCTCAGCTTACCGTCGCCGACAGAGACGCGAAGGCTGACGCTTGGCTCATCGAACGCCTCGAGCTTCTCTGCGAACGTTATACGCCCACCGTTGCGTTCGATCATCCCAATGGCCTCATCCTTGACGTCACGGGATGCGCGCATCTGTGGAACGGTGAGGCGGGTCTACGAACGGAAATCATAGACTGGCTTGCACGCCAAGGCTTCGAAGCGCGCGCCACCATTGCTGGAACGCCGGACGCATCCCGCGCCCTCGCCCGCTTCAGCCGCACCGCCATCGTGCGCGAAGGAGAGGACGAGCGCGCGGTCTCAAAATTGCCGGTTACCGCGCTCGCAGGCTTGGAACGGGAAACGATTGTTGCACTCACACGCGCTGGACTCAAAACCATCGGCGATGTCGCCGCGCGCCCGCCGCAAGTTCTGGCCGCGCGCTTCGGGCAGTCCTTCATAACGCAACTGCACCGCACGCTCAGCCAGGAAATCGCCCCCCTCGCGCCGCTTCGGCCGGAACCTGTCATCTCCGTCGAGCGCCGGTTTGCAGAGCCCTTGAGCCAAACGGAAGCACTTGAAGCTGTCCTCGCAGACCTCATCGCGGAAGCCGCGCGCGCACTCGAAGCCCGTGATGAAGGCGGCCGCACCTTCGAAGCAAGCTTCTTCCGCAGCGACGGACACGTCCGCAGGTTGACCGTCGAGACCGGACGTCCCTCACGCGAAGCTGCAACGATCCTGAAGCTCTACCGCGAACGACTCGACACGCTGGCCGAGCCGATCGAAGCAGGCTTCGGCTTCGATGTCATTCGTCTGACCATCGCCATCACCGAAAACCTCATCGCTGCACAATCGCCGCTGATGAACGTGATGGAAGACGCACGCATGAGGGAAATGGAAGCGGTTGGCGCTCTCATTGATCGGCTCATCGTCCGTTTCGGTCGCGACCGCGTGCTGCGCTTCGAAACGGAGAACACGCACAACCCTTCGCGCGCGGATCGCCTCGTCCCTGCCGATACGATGTTCGCTAAAGTGAAAGCACAAACCTCCTGGACCTCACCAGAAGCGGGCGAACCTCCATTGCGTCCTCACCATCTGTTCGATCCACCCCAGCCCATCGAAGCGCTTGCGGAAGTTCCGGATGGACCACCGCGCCGATTCCGCTGGCGGCGTATGCTGCATGATGTCGTGCGCGCGGAAGGGCCGGAACGCATCGCACCGGAATGGTGGCGGAAGGCGCACGGCGAGCCGGATCGCGATTATTACCGCGTCGAAGACGCAATGGGCTGCCGCTTCTGGATCTTTCGTCAAGGCTTATACGGAGAGGGTCAGGCTCATCCTCCGTGGTTCATACACGGCCTGTTCGCATGA
- a CDS encoding error-prone DNA polymerase — MTGYTEFSTATNFSFLRGASTARDLVLTALLLGHRGIGIADRNTVAGVVRAYTALRDIKEGTVSLPPEIDPVWLKEQTKKFKLATGARLAFTDDAPDILAYPKNRDGWGALTRLLTIGNRRAKKGDCILTIEDLLTHAHDLVLIVMPGRKLEGLEHLLPRLRDAAPRSVWLAACMLRRGDDRRRLAQLKQIAAQASVPLLATNDVLYATPEQRDLQDVLTCIRSGTTIFEAGRVLEANAERHLKTPEEMARLFRDCPEAIDETQNVLKQIGFSLDQLKYEYPDEPVPPGWEPQSWLEELTQRCAIQRYPEGVPKKVADLLESELKLIKQLEYARYFLTIHDIVRYAESQSILCQGRGSAANSAVCYVLGITAVDPSAHDVLFARFISTERKEPPDIDVDFEHERREEVIQYIYEKYGRHRAGIAATVISYRPRSAIRDVGKALGLSEDITARLANTQWGSWGSDISNAQIRQAGLDPENPTLRRAVDFAIRILGFPRHLSQHVGGFILARKRLDEIVPVCNAAMADRTFIEWDKDDIDALGLMKVDVLALGMLTCIRKSFDLLREHEDIDYDLASIPQEQKDVYDMLCKGDSLGVFQVESRAQMNMLPRLKPREFYDLVIQVAIVRPGPIQGDMVHPYLRRRAGLEDVSFPAPLHGDPNELRDVLQKTMGVPLFQEQAMKLAMVAAKFSDEEANGLRRAMATFRNVGTIGTFENLMISRMVERGYEPDFARRCFGQIKGFGSYGFPESHAASFAKLVYISSFIKCRHPAVFACALLNAQPMGFYAPAQIVRDAREHGVEARAADINASLWDNTLERTETGALALRLGFRQIDGFAESDAKKLIEARTKPYASVEDLAVRARLFSRPLRLLADADAFRSIGLDRREAMWAVRRLPDDDPLPLFAAADARELAAEPDAQLPTMPLAEHITTDYQTVRLSLKGHPMEILRPVFAAERIATCLETSNKPDGAPTRTAGVVLVRQRPGAGNAIFLTLEDETGITNVVLWARLFERYRKEVMGARLIVVEGKVQRSQEGVVHLMAKRVFDRTNELRRLSEAQDMLTDPNQVDDTIRQQTMRASHPREVRILPKSRDFH, encoded by the coding sequence ATGACGGGATATACGGAATTTTCCACGGCAACGAATTTCTCATTCCTGCGCGGAGCCTCAACCGCGCGCGATCTCGTGCTGACGGCTCTGCTGCTCGGTCATCGCGGCATCGGCATTGCCGACCGCAACACGGTTGCTGGCGTCGTGCGCGCCTACACCGCTCTGAGGGACATCAAGGAAGGCACCGTTTCTCTTCCTCCCGAAATCGACCCTGTTTGGCTCAAAGAGCAGACAAAAAAATTCAAACTCGCAACCGGCGCACGCCTGGCCTTCACAGACGATGCGCCAGACATTCTCGCATATCCGAAAAATCGTGACGGCTGGGGAGCGCTAACGCGGCTTCTAACCATCGGCAACAGGCGCGCAAAGAAGGGCGATTGCATCCTGACGATCGAGGATCTCCTCACGCACGCGCATGACCTCGTCTTGATCGTCATGCCCGGCCGGAAGCTTGAGGGACTAGAGCATCTGCTTCCTCGCTTGCGCGATGCCGCCCCCCGCTCCGTCTGGCTCGCCGCCTGCATGCTTCGCCGCGGAGACGACCGCCGCCGCCTCGCGCAACTGAAACAGATCGCGGCACAAGCATCCGTCCCCTTGCTCGCGACGAACGACGTTCTCTACGCCACCCCGGAGCAGCGCGATCTGCAGGACGTCCTAACCTGCATCCGCTCGGGCACAACCATTTTCGAAGCCGGGCGAGTTCTTGAAGCCAACGCCGAACGTCACCTCAAGACGCCTGAAGAAATGGCGCGCCTGTTCCGCGATTGCCCCGAAGCCATCGACGAAACGCAGAATGTTCTTAAACAAATCGGCTTCTCGCTCGATCAACTGAAATACGAATACCCGGACGAACCGGTCCCACCCGGATGGGAGCCGCAATCATGGCTCGAAGAGTTGACGCAACGCTGCGCAATCCAACGCTATCCTGAAGGCGTGCCGAAGAAGGTCGCGGACCTGCTGGAATCCGAACTCAAGCTGATCAAACAACTGGAATACGCCCGCTATTTTCTCACCATTCACGACATCGTCCGCTATGCGGAAAGCCAGAGCATCCTGTGTCAGGGGCGCGGCTCGGCCGCGAACTCCGCCGTTTGCTACGTACTCGGCATCACGGCCGTGGACCCCAGCGCACACGATGTTCTGTTCGCGCGTTTCATCTCGACGGAACGCAAGGAACCGCCCGACATCGACGTCGATTTCGAGCACGAGCGGCGCGAAGAGGTGATCCAGTACATCTACGAGAAATACGGACGCCATCGCGCAGGCATCGCCGCCACCGTCATCAGCTATCGGCCGAGAAGCGCCATTCGCGATGTCGGCAAGGCACTCGGCCTCTCCGAAGATATAACGGCGCGGCTTGCCAATACCCAATGGGGAAGCTGGGGAAGCGACATCAGCAACGCTCAGATCCGCCAAGCGGGATTGGATCCGGAAAATCCGACGTTGCGCCGTGCGGTCGATTTCGCGATCCGGATATTGGGATTTCCGCGCCATCTCTCCCAACACGTCGGCGGTTTTATCCTGGCGCGCAAACGCCTCGATGAAATCGTGCCCGTCTGTAACGCCGCCATGGCGGACCGCACATTCATCGAATGGGACAAGGACGACATCGACGCGCTCGGCCTGATGAAAGTCGACGTGCTGGCGCTTGGCATGTTGACGTGCATCCGCAAATCCTTCGACCTGCTGCGCGAGCATGAGGACATCGACTACGACCTCGCCAGCATCCCGCAGGAACAGAAAGACGTCTACGACATGCTCTGCAAGGGAGACTCGCTTGGCGTCTTCCAGGTCGAGAGCCGGGCACAGATGAACATGCTGCCGCGCCTCAAGCCGAGAGAGTTCTACGATCTCGTCATTCAGGTCGCGATCGTAAGGCCGGGTCCGATCCAGGGAGACATGGTGCATCCATATCTGCGGCGGCGCGCGGGATTGGAGGATGTTAGCTTTCCCGCGCCCCTGCACGGCGACCCAAACGAACTCCGGGACGTATTGCAAAAGACCATGGGCGTGCCCCTGTTTCAGGAACAGGCGATGAAGCTCGCGATGGTCGCCGCCAAATTCAGCGATGAAGAAGCCAACGGGCTGCGCCGCGCCATGGCGACATTCCGCAACGTCGGAACCATTGGCACGTTCGAAAATCTGATGATCAGCCGGATGGTGGAACGCGGGTACGAACCGGATTTCGCACGTCGTTGCTTCGGACAGATCAAGGGCTTCGGCAGCTACGGATTTCCAGAAAGCCACGCCGCATCTTTCGCCAAGCTCGTCTACATTTCCTCTTTCATTAAATGCCGCCACCCGGCCGTCTTCGCCTGCGCGCTTCTCAATGCGCAACCAATGGGCTTCTACGCCCCCGCACAGATCGTACGCGACGCGCGCGAACATGGCGTCGAGGCGCGCGCCGCCGACATCAATGCCAGCCTCTGGGACAACACCCTCGAACGAACAGAGACAGGCGCGCTCGCCCTACGCCTCGGCTTTCGCCAGATCGACGGCTTCGCCGAAAGCGACGCTAAGAAACTCATCGAAGCACGCACGAAGCCGTATGCAAGCGTCGAAGACTTGGCCGTCCGCGCGCGCTTGTTCAGTCGGCCGTTGCGTCTCCTTGCGGATGCGGATGCATTCCGCTCGATCGGCCTCGACCGCCGCGAAGCCATGTGGGCCGTGCGCCGTTTGCCGGATGATGACCCGTTGCCGCTTTTTGCCGCCGCCGATGCGCGTGAGCTTGCGGCGGAGCCAGATGCGCAGCTTCCCACGATGCCTCTCGCGGAACACATCACGACCGATTACCAGACCGTGCGCCTTTCGCTGAAAGGCCATCCGATGGAAATTCTTCGCCCCGTCTTCGCCGCCGAACGGATTGCGACATGCCTTGAGACATCGAACAAACCCGACGGCGCGCCGACGCGCACGGCCGGCGTCGTTCTCGTACGCCAGAGGCCCGGCGCCGGCAATGCGATCTTCCTCACGCTGGAAGATGAAACCGGCATCACAAACGTCGTCCTGTGGGCGCGCCTGTTCGAGCGTTATCGCAAAGAGGTGATGGGCGCACGCCTGATCGTGGTCGAAGGCAAGGTGCAGCGCAGCCAGGAAGGCGTCGTCCATCTCATGGCCAAGCGGGTATTCGATCGAACGAACGAGCTTCGCCGTCTATCGGAAGCTCAGGATATGCTCACCGACCCAAATCAAGTCGACGATACGATCCGCCAGCAGACCATGCGCGCAAGCCACCCGCGTGAGGTTCGCATCCTGCCGAAATCGCGCGATTTTCATTGA